Genomic segment of Mucilaginibacter sabulilitoris:
AGGTTATGTAAATCGGGAACAGTTTTCTGGTCAGAAACTTAATTTACGAGGGACGCTGACCGTAATCTAAGGGCATCAACCGCATTTGTTCCTGCATAATGATCTTGAAGTGATCCTGCCTAAACTGAGCGACCCAAGAGTTATCCGTCTTGAGATGAAGAGGATTGTTGACATTTCCGGCAGTCAAATCCAGGTCTTTATTGATTTCCTGGGTCGCTACGCGGACAAAAAAATGATGAAATATTCGGTAAAATTCGGTGAAATAAATATCACAAATTCTTCTCATTTCGTATCCGCCCTTGATCACAACAGTATTTTCATCGTTACTGGTGACCGATGGATCGCTAAAATTTGCCGAGCCTACTATAATGACAGCATTATCTGTTAATGGATCGATTAGTAAAACTTTATTATGTACGTAATTTGTTCCGATATATGGATTAGGATGCTTGTTTAGCAAGATGCCGGAATTGATTTCCTCCAACCAATCAAACATGGGTTTGCTAAAATATGCACCATTGACAATCAATGTATTTTTGTCTTTAATTATCCCTGCCGCATTTTTATATTTATCTACCATCAAATATTTAAGCGCTTTATTTGGTGTGCTAAGCGAAGCCTTCATAACTTTGCTGAAGGAAAAGGGAAAAATCCCACACACCATTTGATTTGCACCCGCTATAAATTTGCCGTAAGTTTCAAGAACGGTTTTTGCCGCACGGGGGCTGAAGAATGGTGTGTAATTATCTTTGAAGTCAGGTATATTAGCAATGTCACCCTGGATTTTATCAACGGCTACCTGAATATCTGCTTCCGAGGGGTCTGTAGCAAGACATTCCCAGTAGTCAAAGTATTTCTTGGCGAGTGCCTTATCAACAATATGATGACCAACATTGCTATGGCCTAAAATTCCCTTGTCGGTAATATTTGTAGAGCCGAACCAAATTTCCACTGGAACCTCTTTATTCATTAAAATCATAAATTTATTATGAGAAGGTACTTGTGGGTCTTTAGTTCTGCGGTGAAGGACATTATACGTGACTCCAGTTGATGTCTTAGCGGTACGCGGTAAATCTGCGGCATCGATGGCTTGGTCGTTTTCTTCCTCTTCCTGTCTGGAATCATAAACGATTTCAACATGACAACCTGCTTCGATTGCTTCTTTCAGTTTCAATAAAACTGGGGAGTAAGTAAATTCGTAAAATGCGATACGTAATCCGAATTTGTTCTGAATCGCCTTCTGGATGAATCCCAGTAATGCTTCTTCTAATCCACGTGAGAGCCATTTTCTGACATTTCGCTTCTCATCCTCGTTCATTTGATCCGGCCTTTTATCGTCGAAGCGTCTTGCATAAGCCAGGCTTCCGGCCACTCCCATATTAAAATGGACTGAATGAACTGAGCCCTGCACGTTTTCAGAACTGATGCTGACAGTAACTTCCGGACCGTATTGCAGGTTTTTTGGTATGCCATAAACAGGGATAAGGTGATAAACATAATCATGCTGAGGTTTTACAGAAAAATCCTCCCAAAAAAAGGATTGAACCGGTTGCTTATCCGTATCAAAGAGTTGTCCTTTTGTTTGTAGCCGATCGGAATCAACGAAATATTTAAATCCTCTTAAGGGATAGCTTTCTTGTTCGGTTAAATCGTCTCTTTTGATTGCAAAGCCAAGAAAGTCTGGTTTGTTCACGGATTGTTCATTGGTCACACGAATGGAAATCAGTGCTCCATAGCTGCCGGTAATCACGGTGGCTTCAAGGCCATTTTGTTCGTTTCTATTGCGCATTGGTTTGGGAGGTTAAGGAGAAGGTTTGTAATGTTTTATAAAGCTATAATATAATTTTATAAATTCATAATCAATTGATAATTAATAAGTAATATTGTTTTTGGCTTGTGAAACCATGCTTTTTTTCCACTATATCGTCAATCGTCGGATAAATAGGCACAGGTCTTTTTTTGCCTTACGGTTGTCCAATTACCTTCGGTGTTTGGGTGGTCAGTTTAACATCCGGGGTTTGGTTTAGAGATAAAATGCTCTTTGCCGATTACCTCACCCTTCAAAACAAGAGAAATACTTTAACTAAGTAAAGAACGCGAAGTCATTAACCTGGTCGTAAGCCAGGTTAATGAATGTGTATATTGTCTTGCTGCCCATACTGTAGTAGGAGGTTTGCAGGGCTTCACGCCGGAACAAATTGTACAGACCTGCCAGGCTAATGTTCATTTTGATACCAAGCTCGACGCATTGGCCAATTTATTAAAGCAACGGTGATAAATCGTGGAAAGCCCGATAAGGCAATCATTGGACATCTACTATAGGCTGGCTACAAAGAAGCCAATTTGATAGACATCATTGTCGTTATTGGAGATAAAACAATCAGTAATTATCTGCACGGTGTTACAGGGCTGCGGGTTGATTTTCTAGCCGCGCCAACAGTCTGATCCTTCTTTAGATACAAAAGTGCGGCCGTAGCCGCACTTTCGTTTTACTTCGCTGCTAGTATATCAACTTTCTCAATGGCCGGGCTGACCGATAGCAATTCCGGGGCTTTGGCCATCAATGCAGCAGCAATCGGCCCGTTTAAGTGAGCGTCCCGCGCAGCTTCCGTTTCAAACGTGTCGAATATGCCGAATGTAGAAGCGCCAATTTGCAGGGCATACCAGTTAACCGTTCCGGTTTCTTGCTGGGCTAATGGTAATGCGCTTTTAAGGAAATCACTTAATTCCTGCTCTTTGCCGGGTTTTGCTTCAAGCCTAACTAATAATGAAAATTTTGCCATGGTGAATGTATGTTTTTAATAAATAAGTTGAACTTAAGCGGCGTCTACCCCACTCAATGCAATGATTTAGTCGAAACCATTATAACATCCTTACAAGAAACCTTATAAATTCTTATTAAAATATTGTAAGGTATTGACAAAAACTCCTACTAAACAGGAAATCTTAAACTAATAAAATCAAAATGAAAACATTAAAATTCAAAGCCCTGTCGTTAATGGCGGTTGCCGCGGTTTGTTTATCACTTAGCGCTATCGCGCAAGATAAAATGGCGCCAATGAAAAAAGACACCATGAAGATGTCTAAAATGAGCCATAAGAAAATGAGCAAAAAATCTGGCAAGATGTCTAAAATGAAAAAAGACACGACCAAAATGTAAATGTAATCCGCCAGCGGATATTTTCTGCTGGCACTTTTTAACCCTATATCCAACTCAAATGAAACTACAGATTAACTTTAAATTCATTTTCTTAAGCTTATTAAGTGCAGCACTATTCTGTTTTACGGCTTACAACGCTTCAGCTAACGGCTTGAAAACATCAGATACGACGGCGATGCAAAAATATCCGCAACAATCTACTGATATAAGCCCACTATTGATCGGAGAGAAAATACCTTCGGTAAACATCCCGGCCGCCAACGGAAAGCCATTTGATCTTAATGCACATCTTGCCGATAAACCAACAATCTTGTTTTTCTACCGTGGTGGTTGGTGTCCGTTTTGCAATAAAGAATTAGCAGGCGTACAAGGTATTCAAGCAGAATTGGTGAAAACGGGCTATCAAATAATTGCGATCAGTACTGATAGCCCTGACAATTTGAACAAAAGCATGGACAAACACAAGTTGTCTTATACTTTGCTTTCAGACGCTGACCTTGCGGTATCAAAGCAGTTTGGCATTGCATTTAAAGCACCGGCCGCATATAGCAAAATATTGGCTGAAGGTTCGGCGGGAAAAAATGCAGACAAGTTGTTGCCGGTACCATCTGTATTCATTTTAGACAAAAGCGGCATCATTCAATTTGAATATATCAATCCTGATTTCAAACAGCGTATCAGCCCAACGCTTTTGCAGGCTGTAGCCGCTGCATTGAAACAAGAAAATCCTGTTAAATAAAGGTTTATAATGATTTTGAATCGTAAAAATTCAGGCCTTATATGCGCCTTGATCTTGCTGCTGAGCGGACATATTTATGCTCAGCAGCCTACCGAAAAGCGTAGTGTCATATTTTATGACTCTTTCAACGCTGCTTTATCTACGGCAAAGCAACAACACAAGCCGGTTTTTGTAGATGCTTATGCGGTATGGTGTGCACCATGTCAGCAACTTAAAAAAACGACTTTTAAGAATAAAGCATTAGCAGTTTATTTCAATTCCCACTTCGTAAATGTTTCCATTGACGTAGAGAAAGGTGAAGGGGAAAAGTTCGCCGAGTTATACAATGTCAATAGTTATCCAACATTGCTCTTTATTGATGAAGATGGTAAAGTCATCGCCAAAACCGAAGGTTTCGTTGAAGCTAAATCATTGCTGAAAACCGCAGTTTCAATCAAATGAAGGTAAGATTTAACGAATTTTGCCTTCTTTTGAAAACAATAAAATTGAATTTAGATGCCATGCATGATAAAGCCATATTGGACAATTTAAAGGAACATACAAATTACAATGGCTTTAAACCAGCAAAGTGGTAGAGGATTATGCCGATTACCTGTATAATTTCGCCTTTAAAAGGTTAAGCGACGAGACTATGGCCCAGGACCTCGCACAGGATACATTTTTATCTGCCCTTGAAAAAGCAAGTCGATATCGGGCTGAAAGTTCGGAGCGCAGGTGGTTAACAGCGATCCTTAAAAATAAGATCGTTGACACCTATCGTAAAAAGGCCAATGTTTTTAGCGGCCACATACATATTGGCTCGGTAGAAGACGAGCCAGAGTTTTTGACCCTGATCTGAATGATTGGAAAATGGAGCGCTGGCCCGCTCCATTTGGGGTTGAAGATCACGACCGCTCAACAATAAAGAATTTATGAACGAGTTACAAAGGCGTATGTATGGTTAAACTTCCGTCGTTATGGATGGCTGTATTCAAACTTAAACATTTGGACGAGGAAGAAACCGGTTCCATTTGCAAAAAGCTTAGGATTACATCAGCCAATAATTGGCTGATCATCCACCGTACAAAAGTTAACCTGAGATCTTGTTTACAGAAGAATTGGATATAAGATGAAAAAGAAATTAAAAACAGAGGAAGAACGGATCGCTTATAATTGTAGAAAAGCTACGCTGTTAATTGAAAAAAAGCAGGAAATTGAATTGACTGCAAGGGAACAAATGGAACTGCAGATTCACTTAGCGGGTTGTTATATCTGCCGGGTGTATGAACAGCAAAGTGTTCTGATCAATAGTATGATGCGCCAGCTTTTCAAAACGCAGAAAGATGAGGTCAAACTCGATGAT
This window contains:
- a CDS encoding phospholipase D-like domain-containing protein, with protein sequence MRNRNEQNGLEATVITGSYGALISIRVTNEQSVNKPDFLGFAIKRDDLTEQESYPLRGFKYFVDSDRLQTKGQLFDTDKQPVQSFFWEDFSVKPQHDYVYHLIPVYGIPKNLQYGPEVTVSISSENVQGSVHSVHFNMGVAGSLAYARRFDDKRPDQMNEDEKRNVRKWLSRGLEEALLGFIQKAIQNKFGLRIAFYEFTYSPVLLKLKEAIEAGCHVEIVYDSRQEEEENDQAIDAADLPRTAKTSTGVTYNVLHRRTKDPQVPSHNKFMILMNKEVPVEIWFGSTNITDKGILGHSNVGHHIVDKALAKKYFDYWECLATDPSEADIQVAVDKIQGDIANIPDFKDNYTPFFSPRAAKTVLETYGKFIAGANQMVCGIFPFSFSKVMKASLSTPNKALKYLMVDKYKNAAGIIKDKNTLIVNGAYFSKPMFDWLEEINSGILLNKHPNPYIGTNYVHNKVLLIDPLTDNAVIIVGSANFSDPSVTSNDENTVVIKGGYEMRRICDIYFTEFYRIFHHFFVRVATQEINKDLDLTAGNVNNPLHLKTDNSWVAQFRQDHFKIIMQEQMRLMPLDYGQRPS
- a CDS encoding carboxymuconolactone decarboxylase family protein, translated to MVVSQVNECVYCLAAHTVVGGLQGFTPEQIVQTCQANVHFDTKLDALANLLKQR
- a CDS encoding putative quinol monooxygenase, with protein sequence MAKFSLLVRLEAKPGKEQELSDFLKSALPLAQQETGTVNWYALQIGASTFGIFDTFETEAARDAHLNGPIAAALMAKAPELLSVSPAIEKVDILAAK
- a CDS encoding peroxiredoxin-like family protein; translated protein: MKLQINFKFIFLSLLSAALFCFTAYNASANGLKTSDTTAMQKYPQQSTDISPLLIGEKIPSVNIPAANGKPFDLNAHLADKPTILFFYRGGWCPFCNKELAGVQGIQAELVKTGYQIIAISTDSPDNLNKSMDKHKLSYTLLSDADLAVSKQFGIAFKAPAAYSKILAEGSAGKNADKLLPVPSVFILDKSGIIQFEYINPDFKQRISPTLLQAVAAALKQENPVK
- a CDS encoding thioredoxin family protein, with protein sequence MILNRKNSGLICALILLLSGHIYAQQPTEKRSVIFYDSFNAALSTAKQQHKPVFVDAYAVWCAPCQQLKKTTFKNKALAVYFNSHFVNVSIDVEKGEGEKFAELYNVNSYPTLLFIDEDGKVIAKTEGFVEAKSLLKTAVSIK
- a CDS encoding sigma-70 family RNA polymerase sigma factor — translated: MVEDYADYLYNFAFKRLSDETMAQDLAQDTFLSALEKASRYRAESSERRWLTAILKNKIVDTYRKKANVFSGHIHIGSVEDEPEFLTLI